ccccccccataCAGCGATCACAGGATTGAGAGTTGGGATGATGGCCCACCAGTGGGGGGGAAATAAGGTTGCAGTAGGTGGGAGAGATGGGTTTCATCTTTCTTCCTCCATCCctgcagcatccccccccccgggTTGTTTCCCCAGCAACAGCTGGTTCACGACTGAGTAGCGGCTAATTAATGACCATTCCCTGTGTGCCTTAGTCCAGGACCTCCAATCATGAGGGTAGCCAAACTTTTATAAGAATACAAACCTCATGGGAGGAGTACCACAGGGCCTCTATTATCTTGCAACAGGCCAAGGGCTTAGCATGCCTGACCCTGGCCTTTCCCCAAGCCACAGCCCAAGGCCTGCCTTACACACGAACTCAAAATCCTGAGAACACGCTCATAAGGTGCAACTGTGGCACAGGGGAGTCTGAGGCCGAGTATGGTACAGGCTTTTGGCATCCGATTACAGTCAGGCCTGGCATTTTATGGGGGCCTTCCCTGGGATAGAGCTCCTGGTCGTGGCAGCCGGCAACCCCCAGGCGGTGCCTTGGCAGTGGGAAATTAGGCGCGGGGGCAGGAGTCATAAGGAGGTCAACAATACACAGCGACCCAATACGGATCAGTGGGGCAGAGTGCAGCGGCCCAATGCCACACAGCAGGGGGGCCCTCCACCCTGCCCGAGCTGTGGGAGAATAATGGAGGCCTGCCCCCCAGTGGCAGGCCAGCCTTTGCGGCTCGCTGATAGGAAGCTGCTCACCAGTGCAGCAGGTGAGTTTGCAGGCAGAAGGGCTCCCAGCAGGCAATGCGGCTCCCACTCAACCCGAGGCAGGATGGCCACCACACTGACAGAGTCAGGGCAGTCAGCTGATCGCATTCGGGCCAATGGCAGGTGGGTGCCCAAGGCCACTCGGGCAGCGCCTAGAGTGGCACTGTTTGTTGTTTAGTTACAGGCGGCATCCCCCAGGCATGGCGCACGAGAGCAACACCGAAGCAAGAGTAAAGAATAAGAGAGGGGACATACTGGGCATCTGGGGCCATGTGGGTGGTGTCCAGGATGGTACTAATGCTGTTTGTCTGTTACAGGTGGCAGCATGCACATGGCAACACCGAAGCCAGAGCAGAGAGTAAGAGTGGGGACGCACTGGGCAGCTAAGGCCATTTGCGCAGCGTCCAGGACAGCACTAATGTGGCTTCTTCCAGTTACAGgtgcttccccaccccccacccccgggcaggGCACATGGTGACGCTGAAGCAAGAATGGAGAGGATGAAGGGGATGCGCCGGGTGTCTAAGGCCACTTGGGCAGTGTCCAGGACAACTCTAACACTGTTTATTCCAGTTACAGGCGGCAACCCCCATGGCACGGTGCACATGGCAATGCCGCAGAAGAGTGGAAAGCAAGAAGGGGACGCTGTTGGGCCCCCAGGTGGTTGTAACAGAGATTCCCAGGGCCCATTGTGCTGGTCGCCTgtgggggccaggaaggaatttttcccacaggAGCCAAATTGGCCTAGCCTCTCGGGtttttttcgccttcctctgggcgtTGATGTCAGAAACCACATGGGCGGGGAGCTCTAACTTTATACAGCAGTCGGAGCATTGGTGGGAGTCAGGCCTTCGGCCTTCCTCCTGTgatggttttgaggcattgggccaaaTCCAATAAGAGTGAGCGGGATTGGGGCCAGTTCTTCCTAGCGTATTGGGAGGCAAGGACTGACCAGCAGGGCTAGCAGCGGAACAGCACTTGCCATGGCAGACCAGCAAAGAGGGCTGGTGAGTGATGCATCAGACAGCACATGGGCCTGCCGATGCCGTCGGGATccattgcccatatgcctggccaacgCTCCATCCAGctataatcaataaagctgtggccattccaaccgAGGGATGGTGTCTGCGAGTTATTTGCCAAACCCTCAGACTGCACATAGCACAGCAGTTTcatctctgagagagctctgctgTTGAAATCCAGTTATGCTGCTGTGTGGAGTATCCAAGGGACCGGCTGAAGGAACTGTACATCTTTCAAGCAGTAAATCCATGTGTTGTATAACTGCTCTAATGGGCAAGGTGGGACTGCAGCAGCTAACCAAGCAGTGACATGTCCAGCTTGCTTGCCCACGCAGAGGTGAACTTAacacagagagagggagctttaaaCAGAAAATGGATGGGATCTTTCTTACTTACAAGCTTACTTCTCAGCCCCCTCCCTAGCCCATATCTGCTCCTACTGAGTAACAGCAGGCAGTCATATCATGATGAGCACATTTCCAGAGTGCAGTTGATATCTGTATACATCCCAAGGATTCTTAGGCACATTTCCTAGCAAGCAAAACCTCCTGGGATTCAATTGAGTTAAGTTTTTGGACTTAAGAGGCAAAGTCCCACCAAGCCATAGGACTTTCTGCCAAAAAAGTAGGCTTAGCCTTTCAGTATAAATCAGAACAGGGACTCTTTTCCCAGCAGGAGATTAAGGTTTCTGGCTCGACACATGCCAATTGCAGCTCATCTCCATGGCTCTTCTCTCCAAAAGTTTCTTTCTACTATGCAGCTAATCTATTACGTTACTTTTCCAAGGAGAAACTGAGCCATTTCCAGAAGGTCATCTGCAAAACACAAACTACCATAAACTCTATTCTAATACAAAACCATATTCTTTCCCTTAAATAGTTGGGTCAGTGTTGGCTGTTTTAAGGACTTCTAAGATCTACGCCATCTTTAGCAAGTAtagagattttaaatattttcattttctagtgGTTAGAGCCAAGAGGCTTTTAAAGGTCTCCTTTACTGAAAGTCAGGGCCAGTAATCATTACAGCTACATTTCTGTCACTTATTATCGTGGCTGAAATGGAGACTGCACATTTATGTAGACATTCCAGTGTTCAGGGCATGGAGAAGAGAACATCCATGTTCTACTCTCACACCTTCCTCTCCTTCTGACCTACATTTGGCTCTGGTTTCCAGTGGAATTCAGGGGTGTTTGGGAGAGGACTTAACTCCCAGGTCATTCTGAGTACAGGATGAAGGTTCCCACCATGTCAATTTGGGTCTCTCTCAGCCCAGTAGCATCGAATAGCAAAGCACTCCAATTGTTTCTTTGCTAGACAAGACAAAAAACATCTTTAGTGCACTAGAATGACATTTATTTTGAATCCAAGTCAGGCTTTCAAGATACACCAGCTGAACTCCAGTTGGGGCTATACATTTTTAACAGAACTGAAATTACAATCTGCAAGATGAGTCAGTTCCGCCGTTTTACTTGTCAGGTCTGATGCCCCCGGGGAGAGATCAATGACTTAGTAGCTAATTTTCTATCATTATTGAATCTCCCACCCCCAGATGCATATTATGGAAGACAGGAAAGCTCCAGGGCCTTCGCTTAGttatggtattttttttttgcttccactAAGATAACTTAGACCCCATTTAAGATACTTCCCCCTTCCCAAATTCCGACCAGAAGGACACACACTGGAAACTCAAGATCACAGATTCTCCTTTCGCTCAGATGCTTTTAGAGCCTTTTCTTGCCCATCATTGGATCTTGTGGGCTTGGCAACATCTCCTGATTGGTTGAGTCCAGGAGCAAGTGGACCTACAAGCCAAGACAATGGAGTGTTATTGACCACGTATTCCAGAACATCCTCCACATAATCCTGGGCCTTGAGAGCATTCTCTTGGCTTTGACTTAGAATGCTGCTTGAGAGGTCATGGAAACACTGAGCACTGGCAAAAGACACATGGAGCTCCTCCATATTGAAATATGCCTGCTGCATGTTATGTTGAAGGTTGCTAGGCAGGCCTTCGATGTTGGCAATAAGGTTCTTGAATGTCCTCTTCAGCTGTTGGGCAATACGGGAAGACGTGTCCAAGATTTGAGTTTCTACCTGCAACGATAAATGTTGCCAAGTTAGTCCATCTCACCCTTCAGGCACTCCCATGTCCAATAATTCTTTTGGCCTCTCCTTGGACTGCAGTCTAGTCATACCTGAGACAGGTTCTTCTGGCCTTCCTGGAGAACATCTTCCTTTGTACGCTCTATCTAGAGATAAACAAGAGCAGCCTTTTAGAGCACTTTGTCAAAGCTTGCTAttataacaaaacaaaagtctGCAAACAGGTACGGCAATACGTACTAGATCATCACCCTGATTCCATCCAACCTACCCCTTTGAGGTCCCTTTTAATTGGTCTTTTACCACAAGATCTAGCTGTAGACCCACTTCATTTACCCTTCAACTATGGTTTTGTGTGTTTGTACATACAAGTGAACAAGAACACGCCAGCCACAATCCAAGAGGTCTTCTTATCTTTGGTTTACCCAAGACACTCCCCAAGTCTCACAATTTTAAGTCCTCAGATGTTAAGTTGGAAATTAATTTTAAACCATACCATTTATGCAAGGGGCTGTGTCTGCTGGGTTTCATCTGTCCTATATGAACCATGTAAGGGACCTAAAgcaagggtccccaacatggtgtccATGGGCACCATAGTGCCCAGCACCTTTCCTAGCTTCCGGCAAGTGTTTTAAAGAAAGTGAGTAAGACCAAGTTAAGCTTTTACCCTATAAGGCTTCTGGCTGGCCATTGGAGCTTTGATTGGctgtgaaattttttaaaaaaacattgctttagcagaagctgccaccacatcacaaggattttcactgtgtgactgaaagtaagctgcagcagccattttgtggcagccattctgtggttgGGCTCACCACactatcagaattccaaaggtgcccccaGGCTAAAAAAGTTTTGCATCTAAAATATCTCAAAATCATGCATATTTCAAGCAAGGTTGGTAGCAGTGAAGGCATTTTGCAGAGGAAGAATCTACCATCAGACAGTCAACGAACCACAGTGAGATTCTTTATGCAGTCTTTAAGTGCCATTGCAGACTGCAAGTCTTTGGAGACCTCGATAGCAGTACCATTAGGGCCAAATTTCAGTACAGAAGTTCAGGGACACAACTCTTATGGGGTCTCACAATGCAGACTCTGGCTTTGCATTTGAAGTTTGCACTATCATCTAGAGGTGGCTCCAAAAGACTTATATCCAGAAACTAACATTGCCCAAGCATTCAAGGTAGTGGGGAAATCTCAGATGTTTCATGAGATGAATTTGCTAGTGAAATAGATTTCACATTGCTGACTTTTTTGCAGTCTTGTTAGAAGTAGGCAATCATTTAGATTCTTGCAACTTACAGTAGAAAGAAACAACTTCTGTTAAACTGCAAGCTTAAGTCAATGTTTAGAAAGTAACAACTCTACATGCTATTGGCCAGAAAAGATAGTAGAGAGGGATGCAACAAACACTGCAGAATAACCAACAATCCTACCTGCCCAATATACTGATGCAGCCGAGAGAAAGCGTCTTTGATGTTATCCCTAGCCATCTTCACCTTAACTACAGCATGCTGGTAGGCACGGTGACGGAGCTTACTTGACAGGGAGCCAAGACGCACAAAGTAGCCCTGATTCTCAGAAGCTGTGTCCATCCCTACTGGTGCAGAATCTGCAAGCTCAGCTATAAAAATAAGCACATTGTGATCACTCTCATACTTAGAACAGAGACATAAGTGCCCAGTTTCAATAGGACTCCCAAACTTAAGGTGGACCCATGAGGATTTAGGGAGGAGAAAttgcctctccctgctcccctaCCCCAACTGAAGGATGCTGCTGCTGCAACAGCATTTTGAGTTGCCAAGGCAACCCTTCAGTTACAAGGCCTCCACCTCATGTTGTTCTGTAGAATCAGCTATAGGTTTTACTGCCCTCTGATAAGCCACTTGGTGCCCAGTGCTTGACAGAAGATAGCACCGTATAGCAGATTCCACTTGAAAAATGCATGGCAGAGACCTTGCCATTGTGAGGTGTTGCCTTGGCAACTTAAGGCAGCAACAGCTATTTCATGAGATTTGGGTTCTTTTCAACGTATCAGGAATGTCCAATATcaccattattgtttattgtgttgGAAACTTTGGCAGTGAGAATCAGACAAGACAGCAGAATTGCCAgaataaaggagggggaagagacatataaaatgaaaagctacgCAGATGATGTGGTaatatcagtgacaaatccacaCACTTCCCTGACTTATGTAATCAAACAAATATCAATATTTGGATAGTACTCTGGATACAAGttgattaaaaagaaaacaaagatactgttacttttgataatgacaGGGAATGAGAAAAGATTAGAAAGATAACAGACTGTGCCATCATTACAAAGCCGATAAAATATCTAGGGATAAATGTATCACCACGAAATGAGAATCTCtataaagataattatcaaaaagtgtgGATAACAGTTActgaagatttgcagagatgggaaaaattaaatatttcatggctaggaagaatctcaGCTGTCAAAATGAATCTCTTACCCAAAttgaattttttatttcaaatgattccaattAATATAGAACTAAAGATTCTCaacaagtggcagaaagtaataaatgactccatatggaaagggaagaagccAAGGATAAGATTCAAAGTACTACAGAACGAGGAGGACTGCCAGTACTGaacatcaaattgtatcatcaagcGGCGGcgttagtttggataacagattggattataaatccaagtaaTAGACATATCAAATTGGAGACAGTGGACACCAAAGAAGGCATCCATAAATACTAATGGATCAAGAAATCATGGAAGCCCATTTACATACAGGATGGGACCCACATATTAAGGGATGgactgcttaaaatatggtttcaatgcagagaTAGATTTGAGTCCACTAATCTCCCCATTGATGTTGCCAATTAATGCTCACTATGACGCAGCCACGAGAAATAGAATTAATCTGCTCAGCTATGAATCAATGATTGATAAGAAAGGgaatataaaaacttggcaagaaatccaagctcaaggTAAAAATATCCATGGCTGATATATCAAACAGTATCAATACTAAACgaacaaactcttaaagaaggCGATAGGTTGAGAGAAAAACGCGATTTGAACTattaatttctggagatctgaagCATCTCTTGTGGAAGATCTACAAAATCTTACTGCAATACCACACAAATGGAGCAAGTgaaaacctgtatgataaaatggatggtaaACTTTGGAGAAACTATTTCGATGAacttatgggaaaatttatggactaaggagatAAAATTTACAGACTGCCAGTTACTGAAAGAGAACTAGTATAAAACattctttagatggtacactacccccaaagacattgcgagaattagtaagggttacagaggacactgttggaaatgtcaaagcatggacgcaacattttaccatatgtggtggacctgtaagaGAATGctaaaatattggataaagatatatGAAGAGATACAGAAGATTCTCAAACTTAGATTTGAGTTAAATCCGGAAAATAGGCTCTTAAACTTCCTACCaactaatgttagaaaagaacagggagatcttttccattacatggtgacagcagcaagagtattatatacagcaaaatggaaaacagatatttgtcctgtggttgttgtggattttccaggctgtatttgTCCTGATGTGTTAGAATGGAAGGATAAgttttatgaatatgcatcaatggatAAATTAACTACTTATCTATATAATAGACCGATAGccgaatttggggggaaatggaaggatttctttgaccaCTTAGGTAGAAATTAACATTAAGGTTAATTAGTATAGAGACAAGAAAATAAAACACAGGGAGTTAAAGGGAGGGGAAAGCTGATATTatagtttgtataagtaaccaaagAGAGCTATTAATCAATTACGTTTagttatggcaaattttgaatgtattctttTATTAGTTCAATGTAATTGTAAATGCAGTGCTTATATGAGTCTCAAACCAATTCCAAATGTATGTATATAAGAGCCTCAACTCCATTTCTaatgtagtgtttgtataatcttttattatgcactttctattttcatattttttttctttttaaatacaatttctttttaaaaaattggattgGGATTCCTTTTGTACAATGCCTATGCATAGACACTGCTCTTTTCTGGGTTCGGCCCACTTTTTAGGACCGCCCCCCCCATAAACTTGGCCTTTCCCCTAAGTTTGTAGAGATCTACAGTTCAtctgctgctgcagcacagtggttaagtggctgggctgcaaatcagcattctactggtttgaatcccactactgccctgagctcagtagatggccttgggtaagctactcttctcagccccagctacattgtggggataataataacactaacttgttcactgctctgggtgaggaactaatctgtctagaagagcggtgtataagcgctgttgttgttgttgttattttatccaCAAAAGGCTATTAGACACATATTGGTACTTGCTCACCTAGCTCTTCACTCATCATTGGGAGAAAGTGGTCCAGCAACTCTTCCGACTTTTCCAGCATCACTTCTGCTCCACTCAAGGCCATCTTGCCCATTCTTGTTTCTAACACCATTTCCTTACCACTCTGGACAGCCTTGGTTACAGCTTCTTTGGCACCAGCTACTTTCGACAACACCACTTCTTGAGTATCAGCAATAACCTAAAAAAAGGCACCTGTCTAACCATTACCAAGCCAGGCAACAGCAGCCAAGCATACTGCCAAGCAATAGTCTCTGCCTTTTAGGTTGACTCCACTTTTCGCAGAGTCCCTTGTTTAACAAGCACTAAAACCAGCCCTTGCTCTTTACTCATCAGTAGATAAATCAGTTCCCTAGATAAGCAACAACTGTTGCTTTAGCTCTTTCCATTGTCCTTGAGAGCTATCTACCACAACTTTAAATCCTTTGTTAGGTTGTCAAGTAGCAGCAGTTGACCAGGAGGGAGATCACTTAGTGGAAGTGTGAATGCAatgtgcagcagcagtgaaaagcAAGTCCTCTGCTAGAGGTTTATTAATAAAGACAAGACAAAAAGGATAGGGTTGTGATATCCTTGCATAAATCTAGGGTACAGATGTATTTAGAAAGAGCTTTAAATTATGAGAGATTGTGTACTCTAGCATTTTAATCCAGTATGCAATACCATGGCAGTTTCCCTGACCATGCATGCTGCAAACAAAAGACTCCGTTTTACCCAAGCACAGTTCAGACAGCGATATACATTTGGAGGAGGACCAGTCCTCTAAGAACACTGACGTTAAGCATCTCGGTCTTCTGCGCTACAAGTGAAGGGTTGAGAAATGTCTCTTTGTACACAGcaatgacctggatagctcaggctagcctgatctcatcaaacttcagaagctaagcaggggcagccttggtcagtacttggatgggagaccaccaaggaactccACGGTGCTACACAGAtgtaggcaatggtaaaccaccttggTTGGCCTCTTGCCTCAAAAACTCATTGTTGTAACTCCAGAGGGTTACAGAGCTACTGAGCTATATAAGATGAAGGATACAGAGGGAAGTCATCTATCGGCTCTGCTGATGTCTCTTGGTTTACTCCGATTGTTACTCTAATTGCtaacctcctcttcctcctcttccatctaACCACCATGAGGGTAAGGCGTGCTCTCAGCAATCTTTCTCCATTCAAGCCTGGACAGCTAGAATTGCCATTCTACCTTTCCTATCTGACTACGCAGTTCCTTAAGCAGAAAGGACTTTCATTTCTTACTTGAAAGCAAGAGGCCTTGGGTAGACTTGGTTGCCCACCTTTCACCATGCACACTCAAGCTCTAAGCAAACAGCCCTGGAGGCCTCTGCACCAGGCAAGAGTTCTTTGCCAGCCATGGTTAGGGACATTTGTCCTTGAAGAGTCATTTAAAAGCCGGTTAACTGATATCACCATTTTACACTAGGCCACAAGAATTTGCCAATTAAGTGATAGAGTGAGGAAAAATGTAATGAGTAAGTGTAAATTACCTGGTTGGCTGTCTGATGAAGAATTGGCAGCTTCTCCTCCAACTTGTCCAGGCCCATTGAAGCGTATTGACCTGCCGCTGAAACTAGAAAACAGTTCTTTTAGCCTGCAGGCGCTATATTGCATGAATCAGTCTGGCCCTTCAGAAGCTCAAGTATCTCTAGAGCACATCAGCTTAGAGCTAAACGCCTCCCAAGATCTGATCCCCATGCAAGTCAGCTTATGCATTACGTTTTAGACTACCTATGCTGCAATTTTTGGTCTGGTGTTTTTGGAGTAAATCATCTTACAGTTAGCCTGGTTCTTTTGGGACATTCCTACTGGAATCCCAGGAAACTTTTTATTCTTGCACCGCTAGTTGATACATTGTTGGGTCACCAGGTTTCGTTGCAGCTGTGTCTTCCATGCTTGTTATAAAGCACTGTCATGTTAACCACTGAAAATCTCAGCCTTCCATCAAGTTCTGCCCCCCCACCGCTACCCCCCTGCAACGGCTCTTATATTGAAGCAGATTTCCCTGTATCTTTCCCCATTCCTGCCAGGGACAGCTAGTAGCATAAAGAAACGGTGGACATATGGACATGGGATTATGACATAGTCCGTATgtacaaatatgcaaaatgctAGTGAGCACCACAGTGTACGTAAATTGTTCAGAATGTGTTATACATATCAAAATAAAAGAATTCAAATGACATAATGTGCAAGTTCCAAATGACATTTGCACAAACATGTTCTACAAGTACATCGCATGTACCGTTTTCACATCTATCTCCACCTCCACCTTAATATCACAGCTATTATCACATCCACAACAGGAATCTGGCATTCCTCTTGTTTCAAAGGCTTCTTCATTAGATGAATGCAAAGTGAAAAACTGACGAATTTCCTGTCTCAGACATTATAAGAAAGTCGCTGCTGCTGGATACGATAACTCAGTGCCACAGGATAAAATGTCATTAGTATGTTGCAACGTTGTCATTATACACGATGTCCCTTTGTTTGCTACAGTCCATGCAGTTTCAGCTTGAGCCACATGCGAAGCATGAAGTGTAGCTCCAGCCTAAAGCAATTCTGGCTAAGATCAGGGGAGAAGAGAAGCTAGTATAGTTCAGTGTCTGTCCAGGTGTTACGTTTTCCTGCTCAGGTCATTGCTTTAGCATCCAGTTCACAAAGTTATAATTATTGTAGAATTCACAAGCTAATTGGCTAACTGAAAATTCAGCCCCCGGGGCACAAAACGGTTTGCCCACCAAAGTACAGGAACTAGTTATACTAGTCAGAGAGAGCATGACAATGCTTTGCTTACAGGCACTGAAGTCAGATGAGCTACTACACTTTTATAAAATGCTAGAGCCTTCACCAGGTAGATCGAGGCAAGTACAACAGTTCaaagtctgtttcatgttttgcATTAGTTCTAGGGCACCAGAAACTAGAGCAGTTTGTAGATAACTCTGGAAAATCTGGCTAGGACAGAGTGCTGTGAAGGACTCTGGTAAACATTGGGTTCCTTTCTTTGCCCTGAACAAAGTTAAACTTGGCTCAGTCAAGACAACGCCCAGCATATGCCTGAATAACTGCAGCATCCTACAGCAAGCACTTTCTCTGCAACTCACTCACCCTGAGGTTCAAAATTCATCAAAAGAGGCTGAGCTCTAGTAGCAGCCACATCAGAGATTTGCTTCATTCCTTTCTCAGCCAAATCCAGGACTGCTTTGACAGAGGGGTAGTTCTCTTTGGTCGAGGCATATGCAGAGACGGCCATGTCATAGGTAGAGCTCACCAAAGGCAGGTTGGTCACTCTCGAGATCACACTCTTTAGAAGGACAAAATAAGTGGAAAATTAGGAGCACACCACCATGGCTTCTATCTACCAAGACACTACTTAGAAGCTCTTGttgggggaaagaaggaggaggtCGTGGTCTTATTCTCAAGAGTAACTAGAAACCCCTTTAAATATGATCACTTATATGGGCATTGTTGCTATTTCCCATTAAGGGCATCAATCAGAGACCTACTCCCATCCAAGCTACTGAAGAGCTGCTGTCAGCCACAGAAAGTACACCAGACCAGATCACTCAATGATCCATTGACGAGAAtgagcagggtataaatactttTTGACATGTATAATAGCCTCACAATTTACTTCAACCCTCTTGTTGCTCTCAAGCTGCAATATAGAAGCTGCAACCCTCAAGCTGCAATATAGAAAGGACAGATATTGGGGTAGTGCCCCATATTACAGCATTTGCTCTACAGATCTGTATTTGTGCAGTTGCAGTgctcagcccattgatttcacatACTTTCTCAAGGAGGCATTCAATAGCCCTGCAGCATCAGTCGGTATCTGCACATTACTGTTGCAAAGCTGAGAATTTCCTTGAGACACCAAGCCAGTTCAGGCCAAGATAACCAAGACTGGAATGGGTAGGAGGTCCTTCATGGTCTTAATCCACCCATCTCCATTAACAAATTCTGTAGGCAAGAGGGTTATATAGCCACTCCAGCTTTTCCTCTAAGAATCTGGGGGCATTTTGCTTCGGGGAAACATTTACTTGCATTTGGAGAATAGGAAATGCTGATATTTGTAGGCCTTGGCATTTCTATTATCTGGCCCTACATGCCTTTAAGGACATCTCAGCCCACACAAATGACTCTGGCCAACTTAGTTCTACAGCACACAGGGACGACCAGCACTTTTCCTTCCTATGAGTATAGTTAACTATTGCTACTCCAGGACCACGGAAGAACAAGGCAACCAGCCTCCAGATTACTCCCCATAAAATATATTGTACCTGTTGGCTGAACTTGCAGGTCTTGTCCTATTACTCACAAGATTAGAAGTGGTTATATCCACATATGAACAGCCACCATGCAGAGCTTAGGGGCAGAATCGGAGAGAACAAAAATACTTgcaaaaacccacctctttccaaATGGACTCCATCATAGACTCTGCATGTACTTTCCCAAGTTGTTGAGAAAATCCTCCCAGTCACAGAATGCATCACGTATTTGAAGCTTGAGCCAGGattgaatcatagagttggaagggatctctagggtcatctagtccaaccctccgcacaatgcaggaaattcacaaatagctccccccccttacacacacacacacacacacagtgatccttactccatgcccaaaagatggcaaaacactgtcaggatccctagccaactggcctgggaaaaattgctacctgaccccaaggtg
The Eublepharis macularius isolate TG4126 chromosome 9, MPM_Emac_v1.0, whole genome shotgun sequence genome window above contains:
- the LOC129335807 gene encoding perilipin-3-like encodes the protein MTSKGQEEPVPSSESREEVQPQSVISRVTNLPLVSSTYDMAVSAYASTKENYPSVKAVLDLAEKGMKQISDVAATRAQPLLMNFEPQVSAAGQYASMGLDKLEEKLPILHQTANQVIADTQEVVLSKVAGAKEAVTKAVQSGKEMVLETRMGKMALSGAEVMLEKSEELLDHFLPMMSEELAELADSAPVGMDTASENQGYFVRLGSLSSKLRHRAYQHAVVKVKMARDNIKDAFSRLHQYIGQIERTKEDVLQEGQKNLSQVETQILDTSSRIAQQLKRTFKNLIANIEGLPSNLQHNMQQAYFNMEELHVSFASAQCFHDLSSSILSQSQENALKAQDYVEDVLEYVVNNTPLSWLVGPLAPGLNQSGDVAKPTRSNDGQEKALKASERKENL